A region of the Vigna unguiculata cultivar IT97K-499-35 chromosome 9, ASM411807v1, whole genome shotgun sequence genome:
ccataaccgcttacataatatataataattaataataataataataaaaatataaatacgtataataattaaaatagttttaaatactaataataataataatggttaacatatgtatataataattaataataaaaaatatgtataataattaataataattaaaatatttttaattcatctaatacttatttaattttgtttttattatcaaaaatattttaataattttaaagttttatttattattttcttttttaatttatcactttATTCAAATcaatattaacttttataaaatttatattaaatctaCTTGCTTTGTTATATGAATCGACTAAAAACACGTATATTCAGATTCTTCCCAAAATCTCGTCTTTACATTAAAAGACATACTAATTATGTAacctaatatatttatatatgtttggcAGAACATTATCTTTCTCAGTCAGGTTATTCTTGACTTCGTCTTTTACACGTCTTTTTTAGCATGTTAGTATTTGCTTTTCGAAACTGATTCtgtgaataattaatttataattaaaatttagccAAAATATGTTTTGGCAtgtacttaaattttttaatcacCCATTTTCTgtgttatttttcttacatgATAATGCACACGCTGTAGTAATTAACTTAtcgataataataaaaaaatctgaCGCAAGTAAAATTAATACAAGAGATAAGCATGGATGGGTCcccacttttattttttattttttttccaagaGGCAAGAATCAGGGAGGGACCGTTCTGCATAACATTTTCTGAACTTCTAAGAGACCAAATATCTGAtataacaagaaaataaaaatagttttaagttgaaaatactattttttttttttgaagtaagAAGTTATCAATgaaacttatttctttttatctttcactcatttttaaaaggataaacttgaaaattgtaattttttggTTCTGTACATTGCAGAGGAGAACCCAGACATTCTTCCATTTTATAATGTTGAACACTTTGGGAAGCTAAAATCTCTACCAATATTTTGTTCCTTCCTTTGtcattttcattcatattttccCAAATACCAAAACACCTACCACCCCTTTTAACATGAACCATCTTAACCCAATCTTTCttaaacacataaaaaataatattaacacatcctaatttaatttcacaaaattaatgtattaaaataaaatttattttatataattcagTTTATCTTCCAAGTATATGAAACCAAATTTGTCTTTTGTTTTGTAACAACAAGAGTCAAACTTGTCCCAACCCGCAACTTTGTGTgcctatatctatatatatacatatatcttTCTCCCTCTCAACACACGAGCTTAACGAAAATGAATACTCTGAATGAAGCATACAAAGCACACCCTATTACCCTGGGTGATATCATCCCCATAGACTTTTCTTCTTCCCCGAGTTTACCCGATTCTCACTCATGGTCTGAACCCgttcatgatgatgatgatgatttctCTGCAACATCATCCATACCCATCATAGACCTGAAGGATCCGAATGCCCAGAAACTGATAGCCCTTGCATGCGAGAACTGGGGTGCCTTCCATCTGAAGAACCATGGCATACCCTTAGATGTCACCGAAGAGGCCGAACAAGAACTCCAACGCCTCTTCTCTCTCCCTGCTGAACAAAAGATGAAGGCTCTCAGATCCCCCGATAGTGCCTCTGGTTATGGCAACGCAAGGATCTCACCTTTCTTCTCCAAGGCCATGTGGTACGAGGGATTCACCATCATCGGTGGTTCCTCCTCTCACGATGCCAAAAAGATATGGCCCCATGATTATCAAACATTCTGGTAAGTTCTTCACTTCACTTCAACCATGCAACACAACAACGTtgttggttgttgttgttgctgttgttcTGTCTCTCCAcaaacacttatgttttttttttgctgcATGCAGTGACAGAATGGAGAAGTACGAGAAGCAAATGAGGAGCATAGCGGATAGACTAACAGATATGATGATGGAGGTGTTGGGGATTTCGGAGGAGAAAAGGAAGTGGGTCGGTGCGAGCGACGTGAGTACGGCTCTGCAGTTGAATTTCTACCCATGTTGTCCCGAACCGAACCGGGCCATGGGTTTGGCTCCTCACACCGACACTTCAATCTTCACCATTCTTCACGCCAAATCAAGCGGTCTTCAGATCTTCAAGGAGGGAAAGTGGATCCATGTGCACCCTCACCCCAACGCTCTCATTGTTCACACCGGCGATTTCACGCGCATCATGTCCAATGCACGCTTCTGCAGCCCTCTTCATCGCGTGGTGCCGAATCAGGACACTGAACGTTACTCCATGGCTTATTTCTACTCTCCGCCCACCGATTATGTTATCTCTCCGTCGGATCTTAACTCTGTTGCTCGTTTTCGTGATGTGACTGTGAAGGAGTATATTGGGATAAAGTCTCAGAAATTTGCTGACTCCCTTTCTTTCATCAGCACTTGAATCGTTTTGTACctgcatgttgttgttgttgtagcTTTTTAGTAAGACTAATAAGTTTGGTGATACCAACATCGGTTGTGACTTACTGtggaatttcaaaataaatacaaattgttGTTCCAATGGTTGACTTATCAAgcttatgtttaatttaataataagaaGCTTGTTTCTACAAGGTCGGTGGTACATTCCTGTTTTATAGCTTCGGTCTTCGGTTCCTCACCGGAAAGGTTCTTCGTTATCCAAACCATCCATCCGGTTTAATTCATTTCGATGCTTAAATCAGGATAGATCAGATAAAATGCTGCAATACTGTAATCCAATCACATTACCCCGTATTTATATtactcataattttttaaatataaatgatagtATTTTagtatacaattttttaaatataaatgatagtattttagtagatgataataatgtaatattattaaattaatatataaaataaatttatatttattaaaaataaagtgaaatgttaaaaataaagtgaaatgaataaaaaaattaattattgatgaataaaataaattaagataaacaattttatagaaaataggtaaaaataaccattaatttaaaaaaataataaataattatattataaatggtAGAATTGGTATTATAAAATGTGGATAATAAAAGAGGAAATcctctttattattatatatgatttttgcCTATCTTGGGTAGAATCTTCTATATTAGAAGATGAATTTTGGGTAAATGGAGGGATGAATATTAAggaatttaaagattaattttattagaataaatgaataatttcaGTTATGTAATAgactaaaaaaagtttaatagaTAAAGCTTAAaggttattaaaatattaattattggataagttaaaaatattaaattttaatattatatatatatatatatatttatttttaccatcaagaatattttaatatatataataaacagtaatatatatttatatataaacatgtataataactaaaatattgttaaaaaaataataatatatactattattattaatatatgcatataataattcataataataaaaacatatataaatatctataataattaaaatattattaaaatttaatatttttaataattattgaataaggtaaaaatattaaatttaaacacaactttaattattattattaattattatacatatttaaatatattattattactaattactatatacatacatatattattaataataattattatttttatatatacaatattaattactatatacactattaaatattatatatatatatatatattaatgaagtttaaaaaatgaaagatgtaattattattattttaattttttgattttgtacGATTTCgtttaaatgaatattttaaatttttattaaattttattttattaacgtttgtaaaattgaaaaatattttaattatcataaaattttatttaatattttaatttggaataCATAGaattataacatatttataaatatttgatataaaaaataaaataatatttctctaatattaaatatttaattatatcatatttttttagataatttataatttaaaaaaagtaattaattaaaataataagaaaaggaATACAGATATAGTACACGTATATTTGTTACGGATAGACGAGGATGTGATAAAAATActatacttaaattttttaatcatcCATCCTCTGCGTTATTTTCTTACATAATCATAGTCATTAACTTATTAATAagatggttaaatatgttttttttttcttaatttttagttatttttggaattagtcatttcaaaattttggaccaatttagtcttttattttttgttaaatgtatggatttagttcttttaatcaaattttgttaaatttatttgacatttcaaaacgcgtttcaagattgtatttgagttgtttatactatttgacatatttttgttttaatgttaagtcaaatataattatgaaaagtatttgaaatatcaaataaatataacaaaatttgattaaaataactaaatttatgtatttcaaaaaataaagcactaaattgatctaaaatttcaaaatagattaattccaaaattcacctaaaatcaataaataaaaacatatttaattctattaataattacaaaattcttCATGCTTGTAAAATTAATACAAGAGATAAACATTGATGAgtccacttatttatttttgtttcccGAAAGGCAAGAAACAGACAGGATGGACCGTTCTATACAATTTCTTAAGTTCTTAAAAACcaaatatatgatataacaagaaaatgaaaatagttTTACGTCGAAactttttgaagtttttttgaattttttggttCAAGTAAGAAGTTATCAATgaaacttatttctttttattcttagaCTCATATTTAAGAGGATAAACTTGAAAATTATAGCTTTTGGTTCTGTACATTGCAGAGGAAAACCCCAGACATTGAAATGCTAAAATCTTTACTAATACTTTGTTCCttcctttttcatttcatttatattttcccAAATACCAACACACCTACCTCACAACAACACCTCGACACACCCTTCTTACACCTCAACCATCTTAaccttaaatatataaaataatattaacttacgttttaattcaatttcacaaaaattaatttattcaaaataaaattatctctatctatatataatttaatttcgtTAGTAAGAGATTTTGGATACACATTTCCTCACACAAAAAAATCCAATGTAAAAATGGGGagactcttaaaattttaatattatgctaattatatatttaaactcaattcaattttataaaatattaaaatgaattttatctccattttatatattataatttgattttatttgtaaaatgttTTAAGCACTTTTTCATCATTAATCCAAATAGGTGATGAGTTCATCCGGGATGGGTAGGTAATCTTCAAAAAattgtttaagataaaaaattttgagaatttcaaatacataaaatttactaaaactaaacaaacttttatttatatataagttatatatatggaaaaaaaaattaaggccAAAGTTTTCTataattcttttatgtttcattcTTGAGGAGATAATTCTTTGAGAAGAGAGGCCTAACTCAACTCCACACCTCCTTATGTcgagaaaaatatatttcttgtGTGTGGAACTAGAAATTAATCTTActaagataaattttttaaacaataacttTGATACTATTAGAAAAGTGAACTTTAAAGTCTGACTCAAACCcacaaaattgacttgtaaaGTGATGTTTGTACTTCATTTATATAGTATGATATTGTCTTATGTccaatcaatataaaatttctaACACAATACGaatgaaacaataaatttataaatttttattcttataaaatgTTTAACTTTCTTATGTTTACCTCGATATGAGATTTAGACTCAAATTTCACTCTAAGAATAATTATTCTAAGAATGTGTAAACTTAACtacttaaaactttaatatattaatgcaaaaattatttaaaagaatatttgtgaactaaaatttgaaatctGAATCCAAATCTTACTTTTGTTTTGTAATAAAAAGAACCAAATTTGaatccaaatttaaaattttaatttcaatttttcctgaaaattaagtaaaaaaattggtaTCACTAGATTAAGAGacgtataaaataaaataatatcattagaTTAAgacaattatatttaattttcacaaataaagaatactctatttttttttctatattagaTATAATTAGATAATTGGTATCACTTTTAACAATCCGGTATTTAAGATGTATTTTAAGcgcaattttttattacaatattaattttaatattaatgattgaattaagtatttattattaaattaaaagttataattttgtaataaaaatacgatcttgtaattatgatattttaagaaatatttaatatttatttaatatttaattatgagtCGGTTTAACCAATTAATACCGCCtgatagtttaaattttttttcatcaactaactttatttttacaaatattattacatatgtttaaatattttcaacaactaATTCTTAAAAAGAATTGATGAAAAATGAAGGGAAAACGTttgaacttaaaaatattatgtttatttgaaagttattataatagtatacaattttttattcaatatatttttttctcagatAATTTGCCTCTAAATAACGAAAAAAGACAATAAATATTGATCATCACCTTAACTAATATCAAAAGTTGAGACTTTTGAATATCAATATAAAATGAGTAAATGttaaaagtgttttttaatatttgcttaacaaataattttagaactccatattttaaataacactTTATTGAACATTTGTTTAAGAACCATCTtaaaagatttacaaaaatgatgTTAAATGAATTTTCTATAACAACGAAATTTATTATCAAGattactattaattaatttatcatttgttatttcattttttatgtgcATCATCATGTGTAGTAATGTAGCCTAACTTTGGTTACCTATCCGTTTCTAAAATCTAAGAAAATGGTTtagtttttaaaagttatttttaaaataagatgtaGGTAATAAAGCAATTACTATAAAGAACTAAACTAAAtgcaaatataataaatttaataagaaaagtATATATgtgttattataaaataaaaatcgcATTAGAATAAGGTTggttaattttatatattagattataaTATAGTGAGTTTGGTGCATGTATTTGGATTTAAGAAGAGCATGTAAAACACTTTGGAATTGGTATTggacataaaaatataaaaataaaaaataggaagATTCATGCATATTGTAACGCAAGACTGAGTTTTGTTTGACTACAAAACATGTGAAAGACGAAAAACCTACAATAACTTTacatacaatttaaatttcaaacatCTTCAACATAATTTTTTCTTGGAGTTAGGATCACTAAAATAAACAGATTTATTTATTGA
Encoded here:
- the LOC114164473 gene encoding gibberellin 3-beta-dioxygenase 1-like, with product MNTLNEAYKAHPITLGDIIPIDFSSSPSLPDSHSWSEPVHDDDDDFSATSSIPIIDLKDPNAQKLIALACENWGAFHLKNHGIPLDVTEEAEQELQRLFSLPAEQKMKALRSPDSASGYGNARISPFFSKAMWYEGFTIIGGSSSHDAKKIWPHDYQTFCDRMEKYEKQMRSIADRLTDMMMEVLGISEEKRKWVGASDVSTALQLNFYPCCPEPNRAMGLAPHTDTSIFTILHAKSSGLQIFKEGKWIHVHPHPNALIVHTGDFTRIMSNARFCSPLHRVVPNQDTERYSMAYFYSPPTDYVISPSDLNSVARFRDVTVKEYIGIKSQKFADSLSFIST